One window of Mus caroli chromosome 11, CAROLI_EIJ_v1.1, whole genome shotgun sequence genomic DNA carries:
- the Fbf1 gene encoding fas-binding factor 1 isoform X1: protein MTGQCCEELQRAPKPRMALRTKKGLKGSIEDVLGDLLGDDTTPPEKPAEPASHAKDTASSPQWLASKAKFLPKDSVEGLAGADAEASSVSDADPQVFLQNMKDLDSMDDDLFGRMKSHQSSGKGAAKGSGKEGPSNRKPAGTLTANEKGYTMPTKKPPPSSSKTGLQYKKFSFEDFEDPLAGLLSDEEEESGTKLPAVESKPAPKSPGAAAGQGPSVPLTPGDTPIRKKELLFDEGDDIMTALGFEDSPEAERRKTDQEGPLPARSKLDELLGRGTAAKLLTRPGTGERREFKLEKKYQRMGGEESVPARDKEDSWDDEILTFGAYKPTMASSEGRQSRRQSVSRFLGEGGPDPKGESLGFKQSSPPASSPIHPRKGGADWLGLKDDDLDLLPPSPVQKAQQEDSPMTPSLLPPTNQPSAPEPQSVPTGLPSAAKPPAKGARPSLKASQASSPKASEEKEDDWLSHVISQKKSQNLAREERAGPSKDLTSLGSLGQTPSGSLPVAGTQVLEQAPAGEASRPTTQGMAAVRPGVTGSSMSWSQATTVLPVDDPKRGAASASGDFSSREPAVYIPHSQEPTGLSVPIQTFLPESMMQSLLPGSGYQKQLLAAQGQLQSNTAQLQVELLQSQTKLSELEAQVQKLELERAQHRMLLESLQQRHQADLELIEDAHRSRIKVLETSYQQREEQLRREKEVLSAQHASYCREAEQARAELVAQHQRQMAMAEQERDQEVARLRELQQASILEMRKDHEHQLQRLKMLKDQEIDAVTSATSHTRSLNGIIEQMEKFSSSLNTLSSRVEASHLTTSQQRELGIRQQDEQLRALQERLGRQQRDMEEERNRLQEVIGKMEVRLSEQSRLLEQERWRVAAEKTKAESAQRTLEEQRKIMVQQIAMEREELERAKSALLEEQKSVMNKCGEERRRLAAEWAEYFTQQKLSKERAEREAERAMHADSQREGTIISLTKEQAELTVRACELRAKEEKLLAEREALERERQELRLEKDRLHKASLRLQARAQEVEHMSKVASKKYEEGEQALQEAQQIQTEQQGRLQVVQRQQEWLRQQEKRVHQEHLSLAQQRLQLDRVRQEVPASLPGLPPRVQGPAASSLDAVQAPASSSPQCSQPAAAQVPTHLLAKLLLLKHTAEEDHDFLENEQFFLETLKKAPYNMAYHSA from the exons ATGACTGGACAGTGCTGTGAGGAGCTGCAGAGAGCCCCGAAGCCCAGGATG GCACTGAGAACCAAGAAAGGATTGAAAG GGTCCATTGAGGATGTCCTTGGAGACCTCCTGGGAGATGACA CAACACCGCCTGAGAAGCCTGCTGAGCCAGCTTCCCATGCCAAAGACACAGCGAGCTCACCTCAGTGGCTGGCTTCAAAGGCAAA GTTCCTCCCAAAAGACAGCGTTGAAGGactggcaggagctgatgctgag GCCTCCAGCGTCTCGGATGCAGACCCACAGGTCTTCCTGCAGAACATGAAG GACTTAGACAGCATGGACGATGATCTCTTTGGTCGGATGAAGTCTCACCAGTCCTCCGGCAAAGGAGCTGCAAAGGGTTCTGGGAAAGAAGGACCTAGCAATCGCAAGCCTGCTGGCACATTAACAGCTAATGAGAAAG GGTACACCATGCCCACTAAGAAGCCACCACCATCTTCCAGCAAGACTGGGCTTCAGTATAAGAAGTTCTCCTTTGAAG ACTTTGAAGACCCACTGGCAGGACTTCTCtctgatgaggaagaagaaagcggCACGAAGCTGCCTGCAGTGGAGAGTAAACCTGCTCCCAAGAGCCCGGGCGCAGCAGCAGGCCAAG GGCCTTCTGTTCCTCTGACCCCTGGGGATACGCCCATCCGGAAGAAAGAACTGCTCTTTGATGAAGGGGACGACATCATGACTGCTCTAGGGTTTGAAGACAGCCCcgaggcagagaggaggaagacagacca GGAAGGGCCACTCCCTGCTCGCTCCAAGCTGGATGAACTGCTGGGTCGGGGCACAGCCGCCAAGCTCCTCACTCGCCCAGGCACTGGGGAACGCAGAGAGTTCAAGTTAGAGAAGAAGTATcagaggatgggaggggaggagtCTGTGCCAGCTAGAG ACAAGGAAGACAGCTGGGATGACGAGATCCTCACCTTTGGGGCTTACAAGCCTACCATGGCCTCCTCTGAGGGCCGCCAGTCCCGCAGGCAGTCAGTCAG CAGGTTCTTGGGAGAAGGCGGCCCAGACCCTAAGGGAGAAAGCCTCGGCTTCAAACAGAGCTCTCCACCAGCCTCCAGTCCTATCCACCCCAGAAAAGGAGGAGCTGACTGGTTAGGCCTTAAGGATGATGACCTGGACctgctgcctccctctcctgttcAAAAGGCCCAACAGGAAGACTCACCCATGAcaccctctctcctgcctcctacAAACCAGCCCTCAGCCCCAGAGCCACAGTCTGTCCCAACTGGACTTCCCTCAGCAGCAAAGCCACCAGCCAAGGGTgcaagaccctctctcaaagcCAGCCAGGCCTCCTCACCAAAAGCatctgaggagaaagaagatgacTGGTTGAGCCATGTCATATCTCAGAAGAAATCCCAAAATTTAGCCAGAGAAGAGCGTGCGGGGCCCTCTAAAGACCTGACCTCACTGGGGTCACTGGGTCAGACCCCTTCTGGCAG CCTGCCTGTTGCTGGCACTCAGGTCCTTGAGCAGGCCCCTGCTGGAGAAGCCTCGAGACCAACTACACAAGGAATGGCGGCTGTCAGGCCTGGTGTCACAGG GTCCTCCATGAGTTGGAGCCAAGCCACTACTGTTCTCCCTGTAGATGACCCCAAGAGAGgagcagcctctgcctctggggacTTCTCTAGCAGag AGCCTGCGGTTTACATTCCACACTCCCAGGAACCTACGGGGCTCTCTGTGCCTATCCAG ACCTTCCTCCCAGAGTCCATGATGCAGAGTCTGCTGCCAGGCTCAGGATACCAGAAGCAGCTCCTGGCCGCCCAGGGGCAGCTTCAGAGTAACACTGCCCAGCTTCAGGTTGAGCTGCTGCAGAGCCAGACCAAGCTGTCAGAGCTGGAGGCCCAG GTGCAGAAGTTGGAGCTGGAGCGGGCCCAGCACAGGATGCTGCTGGAGAGTTTGCAGCAGCGACACCAGGCAGACCTGGAGCTCATCGAGGATGCACACAG AAGCCGTATCAAGGTGCTAGAAACATCCTACCAGCAGCGGGAAGAGCAGCTGCGCAGAGAGAAGGAGGTGCTATCAGCTCAACATGCGTCATATTGCCGGGAAGCTGAGCAGGCCAGGGCTGAGCTCGTAGCCCAGCACCAGCGGCAGATGGCCATGGCTGAACAGGAGAGGGACCAGGAGGTTGCCCGGCTCCGGGAGCTTCAGCA GGCATCCATCCTGGAGATGCGCAAGGACCATGAGCACCAGCTGCAGCGGCTGAAGATGCTGAAGGACCAAGAGATTGACGCTGTCACCAGCGCTACCTCCCATACTCG GTCCCTGAACGGCATCATCGAGCAGATGGAGAAGTTTTCCAGCAGCTTGAACACGCTGTCCTCCCGCGTGGAGGCCTCGCACCTTACCACCTCACAGCAACGAGAGCTGGGGATCCGGCAGCAAGATGAGCAATTGCGAG CTCTGCAGGAGCGGCTGGGCCGACAGCAGCGAGACATGGAGGAAGAGCGGAACAGGCTACAGGAGGTCATCGGGAAGATGGAAGTGCGCCTGAGTGAGCAGAGCCGGCTCCTGGAACAG GAACGCTGGCGGGTGGCCGCCGAGAAGACTAAGGCAGAGTCAGCCCAGCGCActctggaggagcagagaaagatCATGGTCCAGCAGATTGCCATGgagagggaggagctggagagagccaAG AGCGCCTTGCTGGAGGAGCAGAAGTCAGTCATGAATAAGTGTGGGGAGGAGCGGCGGCGCCTGGCAGCAGAGTGGGCTGAGTATTTCACACAGCAGAAGCTGAGTAAGGAACGGGCAGAGCGCGAGGCTGAGAGGGCGATGCATGCAGACTCCCAGCGGGAGGGTACCATCATCAGCCTGACCAAG GAGCAGGCGGAGCTGACAGTGAGGGCCTGTGAGCTCCGGGCCAAGGAGGAGAAGCTGCTTGCTGAGAGGGAGGCTTTGGAGAGAGAGCGCCAAGAGCTCCGGCTGGAGAAGGACAGGTTACACAAAGCCAGCCTGCGCCTGCAGGCCCGTGCACAGGAGGTGGAACACATGAGTAAG GTAGCCTCCAAGAAATACGAGGAGGGGGAGCAGGCCTTGCAGGAGGCGCAGCAGATACAGACTGAGCAGCAGGGCCGGCTGCAGGTGGTCCAACGGCAGCAGGAGTGGCTGCGGCAGCAGGAGAAACGTGTGCACCAG GAGCATCTGAGCCTGGCACAACAGAGGCTGCAGCTGGACCGCGTGCGGCAGGAAGTGCCTGCTAGCCTTCCGGGGCTGCCCCCCAGGGTTCAGGGCCCTGCAGCCTCCAGCCTGGACG ctgtCCAGGCCCCTGCTTCCAGCAGTCCTCAGTGTAGTCAGCCAGCTGCTGCCCAGGTGCCCACACACCTTCTTgccaagctgctgctgctaaagCATACAGCAGAAGAG GACCATGACTTCTTGGAGAATGAACAGTTCTTCCTGGAGACTCTGAAGAAAGCACCCTACAATATGGCGTACCATTCTGCCTGA
- the Fbf1 gene encoding fas-binding factor 1 isoform X3, producing the protein MSVPAAFLPRHVKALRTKKGLKGSIEDVLGDLLGDDTTPPEKPAEPASHAKDTASSPQWLASKAKFLPKDSVEGLAGADAEASSVSDADPQVFLQNMKDLDSMDDDLFGRMKSHQSSGKGAAKGSGKEGPSNRKPAGTLTANEKGYTMPTKKPPPSSSKTGLQYKKFSFEDFEDPLAGLLSDEEEESGTKLPAVESKPAPKSPGAAAGQGPSVPLTPGDTPIRKKELLFDEGDDIMTALGFEDSPEAERRKTDQEGPLPARSKLDELLGRGTAAKLLTRPGTGERREFKLEKKYQRMGGEESVPARDKEDSWDDEILTFGAYKPTMASSEGRQSRRQSVSRFLGEGGPDPKGESLGFKQSSPPASSPIHPRKGGADWLGLKDDDLDLLPPSPVQKAQQEDSPMTPSLLPPTNQPSAPEPQSVPTGLPSAAKPPAKGARPSLKASQASSPKASEEKEDDWLSHVISQKKSQNLAREERAGPSKDLTSLGSLGQTPSGSLPVAGTQVLEQAPAGEASRPTTQGMAAVRPGVTGSSMSWSQATTVLPVDDPKRGAASASGDFSSREPAVYIPHSQEPTGLSVPIQTFLPESMMQSLLPGSGYQKQLLAAQGQLQSNTAQLQVELLQSQTKLSELEAQVQKLELERAQHRMLLESLQQRHQADLELIEDAHRSRIKVLETSYQQREEQLRREKEVLSAQHASYCREAEQARAELVAQHQRQMAMAEQERDQEVARLRELQQASILEMRKDHEHQLQRLKMLKDQEIDAVTSATSHTRSLNGIIEQMEKFSSSLNTLSSRVEASHLTTSQQRELGIRQQDEQLRALQERLGRQQRDMEEERNRLQEVIGKMEVRLSEQSRLLEQERWRVAAEKTKAESAQRTLEEQRKIMVQQIAMEREELERAKSALLEEQKSVMNKCGEERRRLAAEWAEYFTQQKLSKERAEREAERAMHADSQREGTIISLTKEQAELTVRACELRAKEEKLLAEREALERERQELRLEKDRLHKASLRLQARAQEVEHMSKVASKKYEEGEQALQEAQQIQTEQQGRLQVVQRQQEWLRQQEKRVHQEHLSLAQQRLQLDRVRQEVPASLPGLPPRVQGPAASSLDAVQAPASSSPQCSQPAAAQVPTHLLAKLLLLKHTAEEDHDFLENEQFFLETLKKAPYNMAYHSA; encoded by the exons ATGAGCGTCCCAGCTGCCTTTCTTCCTAGGCACGTGAAG GCACTGAGAACCAAGAAAGGATTGAAAG GGTCCATTGAGGATGTCCTTGGAGACCTCCTGGGAGATGACA CAACACCGCCTGAGAAGCCTGCTGAGCCAGCTTCCCATGCCAAAGACACAGCGAGCTCACCTCAGTGGCTGGCTTCAAAGGCAAA GTTCCTCCCAAAAGACAGCGTTGAAGGactggcaggagctgatgctgag GCCTCCAGCGTCTCGGATGCAGACCCACAGGTCTTCCTGCAGAACATGAAG GACTTAGACAGCATGGACGATGATCTCTTTGGTCGGATGAAGTCTCACCAGTCCTCCGGCAAAGGAGCTGCAAAGGGTTCTGGGAAAGAAGGACCTAGCAATCGCAAGCCTGCTGGCACATTAACAGCTAATGAGAAAG GGTACACCATGCCCACTAAGAAGCCACCACCATCTTCCAGCAAGACTGGGCTTCAGTATAAGAAGTTCTCCTTTGAAG ACTTTGAAGACCCACTGGCAGGACTTCTCtctgatgaggaagaagaaagcggCACGAAGCTGCCTGCAGTGGAGAGTAAACCTGCTCCCAAGAGCCCGGGCGCAGCAGCAGGCCAAG GGCCTTCTGTTCCTCTGACCCCTGGGGATACGCCCATCCGGAAGAAAGAACTGCTCTTTGATGAAGGGGACGACATCATGACTGCTCTAGGGTTTGAAGACAGCCCcgaggcagagaggaggaagacagacca GGAAGGGCCACTCCCTGCTCGCTCCAAGCTGGATGAACTGCTGGGTCGGGGCACAGCCGCCAAGCTCCTCACTCGCCCAGGCACTGGGGAACGCAGAGAGTTCAAGTTAGAGAAGAAGTATcagaggatgggaggggaggagtCTGTGCCAGCTAGAG ACAAGGAAGACAGCTGGGATGACGAGATCCTCACCTTTGGGGCTTACAAGCCTACCATGGCCTCCTCTGAGGGCCGCCAGTCCCGCAGGCAGTCAGTCAG CAGGTTCTTGGGAGAAGGCGGCCCAGACCCTAAGGGAGAAAGCCTCGGCTTCAAACAGAGCTCTCCACCAGCCTCCAGTCCTATCCACCCCAGAAAAGGAGGAGCTGACTGGTTAGGCCTTAAGGATGATGACCTGGACctgctgcctccctctcctgttcAAAAGGCCCAACAGGAAGACTCACCCATGAcaccctctctcctgcctcctacAAACCAGCCCTCAGCCCCAGAGCCACAGTCTGTCCCAACTGGACTTCCCTCAGCAGCAAAGCCACCAGCCAAGGGTgcaagaccctctctcaaagcCAGCCAGGCCTCCTCACCAAAAGCatctgaggagaaagaagatgacTGGTTGAGCCATGTCATATCTCAGAAGAAATCCCAAAATTTAGCCAGAGAAGAGCGTGCGGGGCCCTCTAAAGACCTGACCTCACTGGGGTCACTGGGTCAGACCCCTTCTGGCAG CCTGCCTGTTGCTGGCACTCAGGTCCTTGAGCAGGCCCCTGCTGGAGAAGCCTCGAGACCAACTACACAAGGAATGGCGGCTGTCAGGCCTGGTGTCACAGG GTCCTCCATGAGTTGGAGCCAAGCCACTACTGTTCTCCCTGTAGATGACCCCAAGAGAGgagcagcctctgcctctggggacTTCTCTAGCAGag AGCCTGCGGTTTACATTCCACACTCCCAGGAACCTACGGGGCTCTCTGTGCCTATCCAG ACCTTCCTCCCAGAGTCCATGATGCAGAGTCTGCTGCCAGGCTCAGGATACCAGAAGCAGCTCCTGGCCGCCCAGGGGCAGCTTCAGAGTAACACTGCCCAGCTTCAGGTTGAGCTGCTGCAGAGCCAGACCAAGCTGTCAGAGCTGGAGGCCCAG GTGCAGAAGTTGGAGCTGGAGCGGGCCCAGCACAGGATGCTGCTGGAGAGTTTGCAGCAGCGACACCAGGCAGACCTGGAGCTCATCGAGGATGCACACAG AAGCCGTATCAAGGTGCTAGAAACATCCTACCAGCAGCGGGAAGAGCAGCTGCGCAGAGAGAAGGAGGTGCTATCAGCTCAACATGCGTCATATTGCCGGGAAGCTGAGCAGGCCAGGGCTGAGCTCGTAGCCCAGCACCAGCGGCAGATGGCCATGGCTGAACAGGAGAGGGACCAGGAGGTTGCCCGGCTCCGGGAGCTTCAGCA GGCATCCATCCTGGAGATGCGCAAGGACCATGAGCACCAGCTGCAGCGGCTGAAGATGCTGAAGGACCAAGAGATTGACGCTGTCACCAGCGCTACCTCCCATACTCG GTCCCTGAACGGCATCATCGAGCAGATGGAGAAGTTTTCCAGCAGCTTGAACACGCTGTCCTCCCGCGTGGAGGCCTCGCACCTTACCACCTCACAGCAACGAGAGCTGGGGATCCGGCAGCAAGATGAGCAATTGCGAG CTCTGCAGGAGCGGCTGGGCCGACAGCAGCGAGACATGGAGGAAGAGCGGAACAGGCTACAGGAGGTCATCGGGAAGATGGAAGTGCGCCTGAGTGAGCAGAGCCGGCTCCTGGAACAG GAACGCTGGCGGGTGGCCGCCGAGAAGACTAAGGCAGAGTCAGCCCAGCGCActctggaggagcagagaaagatCATGGTCCAGCAGATTGCCATGgagagggaggagctggagagagccaAG AGCGCCTTGCTGGAGGAGCAGAAGTCAGTCATGAATAAGTGTGGGGAGGAGCGGCGGCGCCTGGCAGCAGAGTGGGCTGAGTATTTCACACAGCAGAAGCTGAGTAAGGAACGGGCAGAGCGCGAGGCTGAGAGGGCGATGCATGCAGACTCCCAGCGGGAGGGTACCATCATCAGCCTGACCAAG GAGCAGGCGGAGCTGACAGTGAGGGCCTGTGAGCTCCGGGCCAAGGAGGAGAAGCTGCTTGCTGAGAGGGAGGCTTTGGAGAGAGAGCGCCAAGAGCTCCGGCTGGAGAAGGACAGGTTACACAAAGCCAGCCTGCGCCTGCAGGCCCGTGCACAGGAGGTGGAACACATGAGTAAG GTAGCCTCCAAGAAATACGAGGAGGGGGAGCAGGCCTTGCAGGAGGCGCAGCAGATACAGACTGAGCAGCAGGGCCGGCTGCAGGTGGTCCAACGGCAGCAGGAGTGGCTGCGGCAGCAGGAGAAACGTGTGCACCAG GAGCATCTGAGCCTGGCACAACAGAGGCTGCAGCTGGACCGCGTGCGGCAGGAAGTGCCTGCTAGCCTTCCGGGGCTGCCCCCCAGGGTTCAGGGCCCTGCAGCCTCCAGCCTGGACG ctgtCCAGGCCCCTGCTTCCAGCAGTCCTCAGTGTAGTCAGCCAGCTGCTGCCCAGGTGCCCACACACCTTCTTgccaagctgctgctgctaaagCATACAGCAGAAGAG GACCATGACTTCTTGGAGAATGAACAGTTCTTCCTGGAGACTCTGAAGAAAGCACCCTACAATATGGCGTACCATTCTGCCTGA
- the Fbf1 gene encoding fas-binding factor 1 isoform X2, giving the protein MTGQCCEELQRAPKPRMALRTKKGLKGSIEDVLGDLLGDDTTPPEKPAEPASHAKDTASSPQWLASKAKFLPKDSVEGLAGADAEASSVSDADPQVFLQNMKDLDSMDDDLFGRMKSHQSSGKGAAKGSGKEGPSNRKPAGTLTANEKGYTMPTKKPPPSSSKTGLQYKKFSFEDFEDPLAGLLSDEEEESGTKLPAVESKPAPKSPGAAAGQGPSVPLTPGDTPIRKKELLFDEGDDIMTALGFEDSPEAERRKTDQEGPLPARSKLDELLGRGTAAKLLTRPGTGERREFKLEKKYQRMGGEESVPARDKEDSWDDEILTFGAYKPTMASSEGRQSRRQSVRFLGEGGPDPKGESLGFKQSSPPASSPIHPRKGGADWLGLKDDDLDLLPPSPVQKAQQEDSPMTPSLLPPTNQPSAPEPQSVPTGLPSAAKPPAKGARPSLKASQASSPKASEEKEDDWLSHVISQKKSQNLAREERAGPSKDLTSLGSLGQTPSGSLPVAGTQVLEQAPAGEASRPTTQGMAAVRPGVTGSSMSWSQATTVLPVDDPKRGAASASGDFSSREPAVYIPHSQEPTGLSVPIQTFLPESMMQSLLPGSGYQKQLLAAQGQLQSNTAQLQVELLQSQTKLSELEAQVQKLELERAQHRMLLESLQQRHQADLELIEDAHRSRIKVLETSYQQREEQLRREKEVLSAQHASYCREAEQARAELVAQHQRQMAMAEQERDQEVARLRELQQASILEMRKDHEHQLQRLKMLKDQEIDAVTSATSHTRSLNGIIEQMEKFSSSLNTLSSRVEASHLTTSQQRELGIRQQDEQLRALQERLGRQQRDMEEERNRLQEVIGKMEVRLSEQSRLLEQERWRVAAEKTKAESAQRTLEEQRKIMVQQIAMEREELERAKSALLEEQKSVMNKCGEERRRLAAEWAEYFTQQKLSKERAEREAERAMHADSQREGTIISLTKEQAELTVRACELRAKEEKLLAEREALERERQELRLEKDRLHKASLRLQARAQEVEHMSKVASKKYEEGEQALQEAQQIQTEQQGRLQVVQRQQEWLRQQEKRVHQEHLSLAQQRLQLDRVRQEVPASLPGLPPRVQGPAASSLDAVQAPASSSPQCSQPAAAQVPTHLLAKLLLLKHTAEEDHDFLENEQFFLETLKKAPYNMAYHSA; this is encoded by the exons ATGACTGGACAGTGCTGTGAGGAGCTGCAGAGAGCCCCGAAGCCCAGGATG GCACTGAGAACCAAGAAAGGATTGAAAG GGTCCATTGAGGATGTCCTTGGAGACCTCCTGGGAGATGACA CAACACCGCCTGAGAAGCCTGCTGAGCCAGCTTCCCATGCCAAAGACACAGCGAGCTCACCTCAGTGGCTGGCTTCAAAGGCAAA GTTCCTCCCAAAAGACAGCGTTGAAGGactggcaggagctgatgctgag GCCTCCAGCGTCTCGGATGCAGACCCACAGGTCTTCCTGCAGAACATGAAG GACTTAGACAGCATGGACGATGATCTCTTTGGTCGGATGAAGTCTCACCAGTCCTCCGGCAAAGGAGCTGCAAAGGGTTCTGGGAAAGAAGGACCTAGCAATCGCAAGCCTGCTGGCACATTAACAGCTAATGAGAAAG GGTACACCATGCCCACTAAGAAGCCACCACCATCTTCCAGCAAGACTGGGCTTCAGTATAAGAAGTTCTCCTTTGAAG ACTTTGAAGACCCACTGGCAGGACTTCTCtctgatgaggaagaagaaagcggCACGAAGCTGCCTGCAGTGGAGAGTAAACCTGCTCCCAAGAGCCCGGGCGCAGCAGCAGGCCAAG GGCCTTCTGTTCCTCTGACCCCTGGGGATACGCCCATCCGGAAGAAAGAACTGCTCTTTGATGAAGGGGACGACATCATGACTGCTCTAGGGTTTGAAGACAGCCCcgaggcagagaggaggaagacagacca GGAAGGGCCACTCCCTGCTCGCTCCAAGCTGGATGAACTGCTGGGTCGGGGCACAGCCGCCAAGCTCCTCACTCGCCCAGGCACTGGGGAACGCAGAGAGTTCAAGTTAGAGAAGAAGTATcagaggatgggaggggaggagtCTGTGCCAGCTAGAG ACAAGGAAGACAGCTGGGATGACGAGATCCTCACCTTTGGGGCTTACAAGCCTACCATGGCCTCCTCTGAGGGCCGCCAGTCCCGCAGGCAGTCAGTCAG GTTCTTGGGAGAAGGCGGCCCAGACCCTAAGGGAGAAAGCCTCGGCTTCAAACAGAGCTCTCCACCAGCCTCCAGTCCTATCCACCCCAGAAAAGGAGGAGCTGACTGGTTAGGCCTTAAGGATGATGACCTGGACctgctgcctccctctcctgttcAAAAGGCCCAACAGGAAGACTCACCCATGAcaccctctctcctgcctcctacAAACCAGCCCTCAGCCCCAGAGCCACAGTCTGTCCCAACTGGACTTCCCTCAGCAGCAAAGCCACCAGCCAAGGGTgcaagaccctctctcaaagcCAGCCAGGCCTCCTCACCAAAAGCatctgaggagaaagaagatgacTGGTTGAGCCATGTCATATCTCAGAAGAAATCCCAAAATTTAGCCAGAGAAGAGCGTGCGGGGCCCTCTAAAGACCTGACCTCACTGGGGTCACTGGGTCAGACCCCTTCTGGCAG CCTGCCTGTTGCTGGCACTCAGGTCCTTGAGCAGGCCCCTGCTGGAGAAGCCTCGAGACCAACTACACAAGGAATGGCGGCTGTCAGGCCTGGTGTCACAGG GTCCTCCATGAGTTGGAGCCAAGCCACTACTGTTCTCCCTGTAGATGACCCCAAGAGAGgagcagcctctgcctctggggacTTCTCTAGCAGag AGCCTGCGGTTTACATTCCACACTCCCAGGAACCTACGGGGCTCTCTGTGCCTATCCAG ACCTTCCTCCCAGAGTCCATGATGCAGAGTCTGCTGCCAGGCTCAGGATACCAGAAGCAGCTCCTGGCCGCCCAGGGGCAGCTTCAGAGTAACACTGCCCAGCTTCAGGTTGAGCTGCTGCAGAGCCAGACCAAGCTGTCAGAGCTGGAGGCCCAG GTGCAGAAGTTGGAGCTGGAGCGGGCCCAGCACAGGATGCTGCTGGAGAGTTTGCAGCAGCGACACCAGGCAGACCTGGAGCTCATCGAGGATGCACACAG AAGCCGTATCAAGGTGCTAGAAACATCCTACCAGCAGCGGGAAGAGCAGCTGCGCAGAGAGAAGGAGGTGCTATCAGCTCAACATGCGTCATATTGCCGGGAAGCTGAGCAGGCCAGGGCTGAGCTCGTAGCCCAGCACCAGCGGCAGATGGCCATGGCTGAACAGGAGAGGGACCAGGAGGTTGCCCGGCTCCGGGAGCTTCAGCA GGCATCCATCCTGGAGATGCGCAAGGACCATGAGCACCAGCTGCAGCGGCTGAAGATGCTGAAGGACCAAGAGATTGACGCTGTCACCAGCGCTACCTCCCATACTCG GTCCCTGAACGGCATCATCGAGCAGATGGAGAAGTTTTCCAGCAGCTTGAACACGCTGTCCTCCCGCGTGGAGGCCTCGCACCTTACCACCTCACAGCAACGAGAGCTGGGGATCCGGCAGCAAGATGAGCAATTGCGAG CTCTGCAGGAGCGGCTGGGCCGACAGCAGCGAGACATGGAGGAAGAGCGGAACAGGCTACAGGAGGTCATCGGGAAGATGGAAGTGCGCCTGAGTGAGCAGAGCCGGCTCCTGGAACAG GAACGCTGGCGGGTGGCCGCCGAGAAGACTAAGGCAGAGTCAGCCCAGCGCActctggaggagcagagaaagatCATGGTCCAGCAGATTGCCATGgagagggaggagctggagagagccaAG AGCGCCTTGCTGGAGGAGCAGAAGTCAGTCATGAATAAGTGTGGGGAGGAGCGGCGGCGCCTGGCAGCAGAGTGGGCTGAGTATTTCACACAGCAGAAGCTGAGTAAGGAACGGGCAGAGCGCGAGGCTGAGAGGGCGATGCATGCAGACTCCCAGCGGGAGGGTACCATCATCAGCCTGACCAAG GAGCAGGCGGAGCTGACAGTGAGGGCCTGTGAGCTCCGGGCCAAGGAGGAGAAGCTGCTTGCTGAGAGGGAGGCTTTGGAGAGAGAGCGCCAAGAGCTCCGGCTGGAGAAGGACAGGTTACACAAAGCCAGCCTGCGCCTGCAGGCCCGTGCACAGGAGGTGGAACACATGAGTAAG GTAGCCTCCAAGAAATACGAGGAGGGGGAGCAGGCCTTGCAGGAGGCGCAGCAGATACAGACTGAGCAGCAGGGCCGGCTGCAGGTGGTCCAACGGCAGCAGGAGTGGCTGCGGCAGCAGGAGAAACGTGTGCACCAG GAGCATCTGAGCCTGGCACAACAGAGGCTGCAGCTGGACCGCGTGCGGCAGGAAGTGCCTGCTAGCCTTCCGGGGCTGCCCCCCAGGGTTCAGGGCCCTGCAGCCTCCAGCCTGGACG ctgtCCAGGCCCCTGCTTCCAGCAGTCCTCAGTGTAGTCAGCCAGCTGCTGCCCAGGTGCCCACACACCTTCTTgccaagctgctgctgctaaagCATACAGCAGAAGAG GACCATGACTTCTTGGAGAATGAACAGTTCTTCCTGGAGACTCTGAAGAAAGCACCCTACAATATGGCGTACCATTCTGCCTGA